The following proteins come from a genomic window of Anaerobutyricum hallii:
- a CDS encoding beta-ketoacyl-ACP synthase III: MFVKIKGTGSCLPEKVLDNAAISQLVDTNDEWIQSRTGIKSRHIVGKETAVSMAAVAAEKALEDAGITAEEIDLLIVSSVSSEQLLPCTACSVQKELGAVNAAAFDLNAACSGFIVAYQMAAGQIKAGLSKKALLIGVECLSNIVNWKDRGTCILFGDGAGAAVISAEEEGNIEIPSVLHSDGSRGEVLTCKNPTGERKDRSLEGYVAMDGREIYKFAVRQVPAVIDEILEKAEKSVEEIDLFVLHQANRRIVEAIAKRLKQPIEKFPMDMMQNGNMSSASIPVLLDELKQEGKLQPGMKIIVAGFGAGLTWGGMYLEW, translated from the coding sequence ATGTTTGTCAAAATAAAAGGGACAGGCTCCTGCCTTCCTGAGAAAGTACTTGATAATGCTGCAATTTCTCAGTTGGTAGATACGAACGATGAATGGATTCAAAGTCGTACCGGAATTAAGAGCCGGCATATTGTCGGGAAAGAGACAGCAGTTTCCATGGCGGCTGTGGCAGCCGAGAAAGCGTTAGAAGATGCCGGAATAACAGCAGAAGAGATTGATCTTCTTATTGTATCGAGCGTTTCCTCCGAACAGCTTTTGCCATGTACGGCATGTAGTGTTCAGAAGGAACTTGGTGCGGTGAATGCGGCAGCATTTGATTTGAATGCAGCATGTTCAGGATTTATAGTGGCATACCAGATGGCAGCCGGACAGATTAAGGCAGGGCTTTCGAAGAAAGCATTATTAATCGGTGTAGAGTGTCTGTCTAATATTGTTAACTGGAAGGACAGAGGCACATGTATTTTATTTGGTGATGGTGCCGGTGCTGCTGTCATTAGTGCAGAGGAAGAAGGGAATATTGAAATTCCTTCTGTACTTCATTCTGATGGAAGCAGAGGTGAGGTACTCACCTGTAAGAATCCCACAGGAGAAAGAAAAGATAGATCGCTTGAAGGCTATGTAGCTATGGACGGCAGGGAGATTTATAAGTTTGCAGTCCGACAGGTTCCAGCCGTTATTGATGAGATTTTGGAAAAGGCAGAGAAGTCAGTAGAAGAAATCGATTTGTTTGTTCTTCATCAGGCAAACAGAAGAATCGTGGAAGCAATTGCAAAGCGGTTAAAGCAGCCAATTGAGAAGTTTCCGATGGATATGATGCAGAACGGAAACATGTCTTCTGCAAGCATACCGGTACTGCTTGATGAATTAAAGCAGGAAGGAAAGTTACAGCCAGGAATGAAGATTATTGTTGCAGGATTTGGCGCAGGTCTTACATGGGGCGGTATGTATTTGGAATGGTAA
- the acpP gene encoding acyl carrier protein, whose product MFDKIKELIVDSLGIEEDQITMEASFKEDLKVDSLDLFEMVMSLEDEFGVEIPTEELEKMVTVGDVVNYIEEHK is encoded by the coding sequence ATGTTTGACAAAATTAAAGAATTAATCGTGGACTCATTAGGAATTGAAGAAGATCAGATTACAATGGAAGCATCTTTCAAAGAAGATTTAAAGGTAGATTCTCTTGACCTTTTCGAGATGGTTATGAGTCTTGAAGATGAGTTTGGAGTAGAGATTCCTACAGAAGAATTAGAGAAGATGGTAACAGTTGGAGATGTTGTAAATTATATTGAAGAACATAAATAA
- the fabK gene encoding enoyl-[acyl-carrier-protein] reductase FabK produces the protein MKTVITELLGIEYPVIQGGMAWVGTAELAAAVSEAGGLGIIGAGGAPASWVEDQIHKVKEKTDKPFGVNLMLLNPEADAIADLLIKEGVKVVTTGAGNPEKYMEAWKKAGVRVIPVVASTALAKRMEKAGADAVIAEGTESGGHIGETTTMALVPQVVDAVNIPVIAAGGIADGRGMAAAFMLGAKAIQMGTIFVASKESIVSDAYKNKVIKARDIDTKVTGRTTGHPVRCLRNQQTREYLKLEQEGASFEELEKLTLGGLRKAVVDGDVIHGSVMAGQIAGLVKDSRSCKEIIEGICQEMKEIILTQAEKIGR, from the coding sequence ATGAAAACAGTGATTACAGAATTGCTTGGAATTGAGTATCCGGTAATTCAGGGCGGTATGGCATGGGTTGGAACAGCTGAGCTTGCCGCCGCTGTTTCCGAAGCCGGAGGACTTGGAATCATTGGTGCCGGTGGGGCACCGGCTTCCTGGGTGGAAGACCAGATTCACAAGGTAAAGGAAAAGACGGATAAGCCATTTGGTGTCAATCTGATGTTATTAAATCCGGAAGCAGACGCTATTGCCGATCTTCTTATAAAAGAAGGTGTAAAAGTAGTAACGACAGGTGCAGGTAATCCGGAAAAATATATGGAAGCCTGGAAGAAAGCGGGTGTACGCGTAATTCCTGTTGTAGCAAGTACTGCACTTGCAAAGAGGATGGAAAAAGCGGGCGCGGATGCGGTAATCGCAGAAGGTACAGAATCCGGCGGGCATATCGGAGAGACAACAACAATGGCATTAGTGCCACAGGTTGTTGATGCGGTAAATATCCCGGTAATCGCAGCAGGCGGAATTGCCGATGGAAGAGGAATGGCAGCCGCTTTTATGCTTGGTGCGAAGGCAATCCAGATGGGAACGATTTTTGTAGCATCAAAGGAATCTATTGTAAGTGATGCATACAAGAATAAGGTCATTAAGGCAAGAGATATTGATACGAAGGTAACTGGAAGAACAACCGGACATCCGGTAAGATGTTTAAGAAATCAGCAGACAAGAGAGTACTTAAAGTTAGAGCAGGAAGGAGCTTCTTTTGAAGAACTTGAAAAGCTTACGTTAGGTGGTCTCAGGAAAGCGGTTGTTGATGGCGATGTCATTCATGGAAGTGTGATGGCAGGTCAGATTGCGGGTCTTGTAAAAGACAGCAGAAGTTGTAAAGAAATTATCGAAGGAATCTGTCAGGAGATGAAGGAGATTATTCTTACTCAGGCAGAGAAAATCGGGAGGTAG
- the fabD gene encoding ACP S-malonyltransferase encodes MSKIAFLYPGQGAQVAGMGKDFYEQSPLAKEVFDKSCEILGQDMKHICFEENELLDRTDYTQAALVTTCMAMTKEIMARGLTPDMTAGLSLGEYCAITTAGGMELEDAIKMVWLRGNLMHNAVPDGKGGMAAVLGLSGEAVNEAIAYMEGVYVANYNCPGQIVITGDKEAVANAAPALKEAGAKRVIPLNVSGPFHSIYLKEAGEKLYEALSKVTLGELKIPYVTNVDASIIKDTERTKELLKEQVYSSVLWEQSIRAMIADGVDIFVEIGPGKTLSGFMRKIDKSVKMFRIGTMEEVEKTVEAIKEL; translated from the coding sequence ATGAGTAAAATAGCATTTCTTTATCCGGGACAAGGAGCACAGGTCGCAGGAATGGGTAAAGATTTTTATGAACAAAGCCCACTGGCAAAAGAAGTATTTGATAAGAGCTGTGAGATTTTAGGACAGGATATGAAACATATCTGTTTCGAGGAAAATGAACTCCTTGACAGAACGGATTATACACAGGCTGCATTAGTTACTACCTGTATGGCAATGACAAAAGAGATTATGGCAAGAGGGCTCACTCCGGATATGACAGCCGGACTTAGTCTTGGAGAATATTGTGCGATTACAACAGCAGGTGGTATGGAGCTTGAGGATGCTATTAAGATGGTATGGCTTCGTGGAAACCTTATGCATAATGCAGTACCAGACGGAAAGGGAGGCATGGCCGCCGTACTTGGACTGTCTGGAGAGGCAGTGAATGAGGCAATCGCATATATGGAAGGCGTTTATGTTGCTAATTATAATTGTCCGGGACAGATTGTAATTACCGGTGATAAGGAAGCAGTTGCAAATGCAGCACCTGCATTAAAAGAAGCAGGGGCAAAGCGTGTTATTCCATTAAACGTAAGCGGACCATTCCATTCCATTTACTTAAAAGAAGCAGGAGAGAAGCTTTATGAGGCACTTTCCAAAGTGACATTGGGAGAATTGAAGATTCCTTATGTGACAAATGTAGATGCAAGTATTATAAAAGATACGGAAAGAACGAAAGAGTTATTAAAAGAACAGGTTTATTCCTCCGTTTTATGGGAGCAGAGTATACGTGCCATGATAGCAGACGGTGTGGATATTTTCGTAGAGATTGGACCGGGAAAGACATTGAGCGGTTTTATGAGAAAGATTGATAAAAGCGTAAAGATGTTCCGAATCGGAACAATGGAAGAAGTAGAAAAAACAGTGGAAGCTATAAAGGAGTTATAG
- the fabG gene encoding 3-oxoacyl-[acyl-carrier-protein] reductase: MLLEGKTAIVTGASGGIGKAIAIALAKEGASVAVHFHGNEEKALLVKKEIEEAGGKAEIFRANVADFEECNALVKAAAKTFGSIDILVNNAGITKDGLLMAMSEADFDDVIDTNLKGCFQMIRFASRRMMKQRYGRIINVSSVSGVAGNAGQANYCASKAGMIGLTKSAAKELASRGITCNAIAPGFVKTEMTDVLSDEVKENAKKQIPLGRFAEPEDIANAAVFLASDKAAYITGQVLLVDGGMVM, translated from the coding sequence ATGTTATTAGAAGGAAAAACAGCAATTGTGACCGGCGCGTCCGGCGGAATCGGAAAAGCAATCGCCATTGCCCTTGCAAAAGAAGGGGCATCGGTAGCAGTACATTTCCATGGAAATGAAGAAAAAGCGCTTTTAGTAAAAAAAGAGATTGAAGAGGCAGGAGGAAAAGCAGAAATTTTTCGTGCCAATGTAGCAGATTTTGAAGAATGTAACGCTTTAGTAAAGGCAGCAGCCAAAACATTTGGTAGCATCGATATTCTTGTAAACAATGCAGGAATTACAAAAGATGGTCTGTTAATGGCTATGAGCGAAGCAGATTTTGATGATGTTATTGATACGAACTTAAAAGGATGCTTTCAGATGATTCGTTTTGCGAGCCGTCGCATGATGAAACAAAGATATGGAAGAATCATTAATGTAAGTTCTGTTTCCGGCGTTGCCGGAAATGCCGGTCAGGCAAATTACTGTGCTTCCAAAGCAGGAATGATTGGATTGACCAAATCTGCGGCAAAAGAATTAGCATCAAGGGGAATTACCTGTAATGCCATTGCTCCGGGATTTGTAAAAACAGAGATGACAGATGTACTTTCTGATGAAGTAAAAGAGAATGCAAAGAAACAAATTCCACTCGGCCGCTTTGCAGAGCCGGAAGATATTGCGAATGCAGCAGTATTTTTGGCATCTGACAAGGCAGCTTACATTACAGGCCAGGTACTTTTAGTTGATGGTGGAATGGTGATGTAA